A genome region from Mycobacterium florentinum includes the following:
- a CDS encoding type I polyketide synthase, which yields MSTTPEALPDNAIAVIGMAGRFPGANNVSDFWDNLRRGEESIATLSEEDLRAAGVSDEVFANPGYVRRAPLIDGFDEFDAEFFGFPPQLARKLDPQHRLFLQCAWHAFEDAGCDPAQFDGAIGVYGTSSPSGYLMHNLASHHGGGAFMATGLDFEQFNLFLQNDKDFLATRVSHQFDLRGPSISVQTACSSSLVAIHLACQSLLSGECDMALAGGSSLAIPHRVGYWNSPGAMVSAAGHCRPFDVRADGTVFGSGVGIVVLKPLQAALDAGDRIHAVIRGSAINNDGSMKMGYAAPNPAAQADVIAEAHAVSGIDASTISYVETHGTGTALGDPIEVQGLKAAFAVSETPRPGPCVLGSVKSNIGHLEVAAGVVSLIKAILCLKHKAIPATLHFTSPNPELHLDETPFTVQSEYGPWEWGGVRRAGVSSFGVGGTNVHVVLEEAPEQAPVPAADRPQVLLLSARTAATLEESRAALATTLAGPDGPDLAEAAFTLAGRRKHAITMAAVVHDREHAAKVLRAAEHDNVFVGESVVRGETDESASDRVVFMFPGQGAQHVGMARGLYDTEPVFAEHFDTCVAGFRDEMGIDLCAEIFGDATTDLERIDRSQPALFTVEYALAKLVDTYGVRAGAYIGYSTGEYIAATLAGVFDLETAIKTVALRARLMHESPPGSMVAVALGPDDVAQYLTPGVDLSAVNDPGNCVVAGPNDEIRAFTQRLRQGGITARRVRATHAFHSSAMDPMAAQFQEFLSGVELRRPNTPLLSNLTGTWMTDEQATDPASWARQISATVRFADELDVLLTEPDLVLVEMGPGGSLTGSAIRHPRWSNKHRAVRLMRHPVQNTDDRDAFLLGLGQLWAADVTVDWSPITAGVHSIVSLPGYPFARERHWVDPKPTVWTEAPAAETNGSATNGAAVVPVNGQSATEATLHRIWLQCLGVTSLDRNANFFDLGGDSLIAIGISTSANNSGLAVTPQHLYEHPTLASLAAALDAEFTGAGLTQPPDAEAYAPVPANIAGFLEHGVQEANRWRVPLIFQLAPSVGIEDVRTVLTALANHHDALRLELVDRAGTWEQHIAAPQEFAHLSSRTLSDDVVGEPTAQRAAVLDIVAELVAQDDLTAPFTATHITGGHDGSYLVLSAHEVIADIASREILLTDLFTALSQHLAGEDILLPATSAGWRDWSLRTGALATHPAVVDTRDFWLQGLTTATVQLGDPTITDRPRAGDLLRLPSTLDVAQTAEVDDARRRLGVSIEEVLLAALGRTIAQTVDEGVVSVDLEGNGRSVLRPDVDLRRTIGRFTTIYPAPLRCTKSADATELLSGVSETLKSVPHFGVGYGLLRYVYAPTARTLATAGGADIHLRYVGTVPEPPPLDAPVQFDSDAALPVRDPIPGLGHAIELRVYRHSGALHLDWWYDARRVPPQRAQALADRFPIALRALISDAVDAIPDDTGAGSQPVELALVDLSSFDAS from the coding sequence ATGAGCACGACCCCAGAGGCTTTGCCGGACAACGCAATCGCGGTGATCGGCATGGCCGGCAGGTTCCCGGGCGCCAACAACGTCTCGGATTTCTGGGACAACCTTCGGCGCGGCGAAGAATCGATCGCCACGCTGTCCGAGGAAGACCTCAGGGCCGCGGGTGTCAGCGATGAGGTGTTCGCCAATCCCGGCTACGTGCGGCGCGCCCCGCTGATCGACGGATTCGACGAGTTCGATGCCGAGTTCTTCGGGTTCCCACCGCAGCTCGCGCGGAAGCTGGACCCACAACACCGGCTGTTCCTGCAGTGCGCATGGCATGCGTTCGAGGACGCCGGCTGTGACCCGGCGCAGTTCGACGGCGCGATCGGCGTGTACGGAACCAGCTCCCCCAGCGGCTATCTGATGCACAACCTGGCGTCGCACCACGGCGGCGGCGCCTTCATGGCAACCGGACTCGACTTCGAGCAGTTCAACCTGTTCCTGCAGAACGACAAGGACTTCCTGGCAACGCGGGTGTCGCATCAATTCGATCTGCGCGGGCCGAGCATCTCGGTGCAGACCGCGTGTTCGTCGTCGCTGGTCGCGATCCATCTGGCCTGCCAGAGCCTGCTGTCCGGCGAATGTGACATGGCGCTTGCCGGCGGATCGTCGCTGGCCATCCCGCACCGAGTCGGCTACTGGAACTCGCCCGGCGCGATGGTGTCGGCGGCCGGTCACTGCCGGCCCTTCGACGTGCGAGCCGACGGCACGGTGTTCGGCAGCGGCGTCGGGATCGTCGTGCTCAAGCCGTTGCAGGCGGCCCTCGACGCCGGGGACCGGATTCACGCCGTGATCCGCGGGTCGGCGATCAACAACGACGGATCCATGAAGATGGGTTACGCGGCCCCGAATCCGGCCGCGCAGGCCGACGTCATCGCCGAAGCGCACGCGGTGTCCGGTATCGACGCCTCGACCATCAGCTACGTCGAGACACACGGAACCGGCACGGCGCTGGGCGATCCGATCGAAGTCCAGGGCCTCAAAGCCGCGTTCGCCGTGTCCGAGACGCCGCGACCGGGTCCGTGTGTCCTGGGCTCGGTCAAGTCGAACATCGGCCACCTGGAAGTGGCGGCCGGCGTGGTGAGTCTGATCAAGGCGATTCTGTGCCTGAAGCACAAAGCGATACCCGCGACGCTGCACTTCACCAGTCCCAACCCGGAACTGCATCTCGACGAGACTCCGTTCACCGTGCAAAGCGAATACGGCCCATGGGAATGGGGCGGCGTGCGCAGGGCCGGTGTCAGTTCGTTCGGGGTGGGCGGCACCAACGTGCACGTCGTCCTGGAAGAAGCACCAGAACAAGCGCCGGTTCCGGCCGCCGACCGTCCCCAGGTGCTGCTGCTGTCCGCACGAACCGCTGCGACACTTGAGGAGTCGCGTGCCGCCCTGGCGACGACGCTGGCCGGTCCGGACGGCCCGGACCTGGCGGAGGCGGCGTTCACCCTCGCCGGTCGTCGCAAGCACGCCATCACCATGGCGGCAGTGGTGCACGACCGCGAACACGCCGCGAAGGTTTTGCGGGCGGCCGAGCACGACAACGTTTTCGTCGGGGAGTCCGTTGTCCGCGGCGAGACCGACGAATCAGCCTCGGACCGAGTCGTTTTCATGTTTCCCGGGCAAGGCGCTCAGCACGTCGGGATGGCCCGTGGGCTCTACGACACCGAGCCGGTTTTCGCCGAACACTTCGACACCTGCGTCGCGGGATTCCGCGACGAGATGGGGATCGACCTATGCGCGGAGATATTCGGCGACGCCACAACGGATTTGGAACGCATTGACCGTTCCCAGCCCGCGCTGTTCACGGTGGAGTACGCGCTGGCGAAGCTGGTCGACACCTATGGCGTGCGGGCCGGCGCGTACATCGGATACAGCACCGGGGAGTACATCGCGGCCACCCTGGCCGGAGTATTCGACCTCGAGACGGCGATCAAGACGGTGGCCTTGCGTGCCCGTCTGATGCATGAGTCCCCGCCGGGCTCGATGGTCGCCGTGGCGCTGGGTCCCGACGACGTCGCCCAGTACCTCACCCCCGGGGTCGACCTTTCCGCGGTCAACGACCCCGGCAACTGCGTCGTCGCCGGGCCGAACGACGAGATTCGTGCGTTCACCCAGCGCCTGCGCCAGGGCGGCATCACCGCTCGACGGGTCCGCGCGACCCACGCATTCCATTCCAGCGCAATGGATCCCATGGCCGCGCAGTTTCAGGAGTTTCTCTCCGGTGTCGAACTTCGCCGTCCGAACACGCCTCTGCTCAGCAACTTGACCGGGACCTGGATGACCGACGAGCAGGCCACCGACCCGGCCAGCTGGGCACGCCAGATCAGCGCGACGGTCAGGTTCGCCGACGAACTCGACGTATTGCTGACCGAGCCGGACCTGGTCCTGGTCGAGATGGGCCCGGGCGGCAGCCTGACCGGTTCGGCGATCCGGCACCCCAGATGGTCGAACAAGCACCGTGCCGTGCGGCTGATGCGTCACCCCGTGCAGAACACCGACGACCGCGACGCCTTCTTGCTCGGCCTCGGCCAGCTGTGGGCGGCCGACGTGACGGTGGACTGGTCACCGATCACCGCCGGAGTGCACAGCATCGTCAGCCTCCCCGGTTATCCCTTTGCACGCGAGCGGCATTGGGTCGACCCGAAGCCGACCGTGTGGACCGAGGCACCCGCAGCGGAAACCAACGGTTCGGCCACCAACGGCGCCGCCGTCGTGCCGGTCAACGGCCAGTCGGCCACCGAGGCGACGTTGCATCGCATCTGGCTGCAGTGCCTGGGCGTCACCTCGCTGGACCGAAACGCCAATTTCTTTGACCTCGGCGGAGATTCGCTGATCGCGATCGGCATCTCGACCAGTGCCAACAACTCCGGGTTGGCCGTCACCCCGCAGCATCTCTACGAACACCCGACCTTGGCCAGCCTGGCCGCGGCGCTGGACGCCGAGTTCACCGGCGCCGGGCTGACGCAACCGCCGGACGCCGAAGCGTATGCACCGGTGCCCGCGAATATCGCCGGCTTCCTCGAACACGGTGTGCAGGAAGCCAATCGATGGCGGGTGCCGCTGATCTTCCAGCTCGCCCCCAGCGTCGGGATCGAGGACGTCCGGACGGTGCTCACCGCGCTGGCGAACCACCATGACGCGTTGCGCCTCGAGCTCGTCGACCGCGCGGGCACCTGGGAGCAGCACATCGCCGCGCCACAGGAATTCGCGCACCTGTCGTCGCGAACCCTGTCCGACGACGTGGTCGGCGAGCCGACCGCCCAACGGGCCGCGGTGCTCGACATCGTCGCCGAACTGGTCGCCCAGGATGACCTGACCGCTCCGTTCACCGCCACCCACATCACCGGCGGCCACGACGGTTCCTACCTGGTGCTGTCCGCCCACGAGGTGATCGCGGACATCGCCTCTCGCGAAATCCTGCTGACCGATCTGTTCACCGCCTTGTCCCAACATCTTGCGGGCGAAGACATCCTGCTGCCCGCGACCAGTGCCGGATGGCGCGATTGGTCGCTGCGCACCGGAGCCCTGGCGACACATCCCGCGGTGGTCGACACCCGCGACTTCTGGCTGCAGGGCTTGACCACGGCGACGGTGCAGTTGGGCGATCCCACGATCACCGACCGGCCTCGGGCCGGCGACCTGCTGAGGCTGCCCTCGACGCTGGACGTCGCCCAGACGGCCGAAGTCGACGACGCCCGCCGCAGGCTCGGGGTGTCGATCGAGGAAGTCCTGCTCGCGGCGCTGGGCCGCACGATCGCCCAAACGGTCGACGAGGGTGTGGTTTCGGTCGACCTGGAGGGCAACGGGCGTTCGGTGCTGCGGCCGGACGTCGACCTGCGCCGAACCATCGGCCGGTTCACCACGATCTATCCGGCCCCGCTGCGGTGCACGAAGTCCGCAGATGCCACCGAGCTGCTCTCCGGTGTCAGCGAAACCCTGAAATCCGTACCGCATTTCGGTGTCGGATACGGACTGCTGCGCTACGTCTATGCGCCCACCGCGCGCACGCTGGCCACCGCGGGCGGCGCGGACATCCACCTGCGCTACGTGGGCACCGTCCCGGAGCCGCCGCCGCTGGACGCGCCGGTCCAATTCGATTCCGACGCGGCCCTGCCGGTGCGGGATCCGATTCCGGGTCTGGGCCACGCGATCGAACTTCGGGTGTACCGGCATTCGGGCGCGCTGCATCTCGATTGGTGGTACGACGCCCGCCGCGTCCCGCCCCAGCGGGCGCAAGCGCTCGCCGACCGTTTCCCGATCGCATTGCGGGCCCTGATCTCCGACGCCGTCGACGCCATCCCCGACGACACCGGTGCGGGCTCGCAGCCCGTGGAGCTGGCCCTGGTGGACCTGTCGTCGTTTGACGCGAGCTGA
- a CDS encoding type I polyketide synthase: protein MTSLAERAAQMSPKAREVLARELVRAGTAFPTDVAEPIAVVGIGCRLPGNVSGPESFWQLLVDGRDAVGEVPADRWNGDAFYDPDPQAPGRMTTKWGGFLDDVAGFDADFFGITPREAVAMDPQQRILLEVAWEALEHAGVAPDSLSGSRTAAIMGVSAWDYTILNLERNTEIDAYMSTGNPHSAAVGRISYLLGLRGPAVAVDTACSSSLVAIHLACQNLRLRESDVALAGGVHLSLSPFTSIALSKWSALSPTGRCKTFDALADGFVRGEGCGVVVLKRLADAVRDGDRVLGVVRGSAINSDGRSNGMTAPNAAAQRDVISAALRMADAPADSVNYVETHGTGTILGDPIEFEALAATYGGGDGRCALGSVKTNIGHLEASAGVTGFIKAILAVNRGYIPRNLHFNRWNPAIDPSGTRLFVPTEGTAWPTDGLRRAAVSSFGLSGTNAHVVVEQAPASAAPPSVEPVLSTLVVSGKTPQRLASTAATLADWIAGPGAATPLVDVAHTVNHRRARHSWVGTVVARDHAAAVAGLRALATGTPAPGVVAAIEAGHGSGTVFVYSGQGAQWAGMGRRLLADEPAFAAAIAELEPDFLAQTGFSLRQTLADGSPVTGIDKIQPLLVAIQLALTALWRHYGVVPDAVIGHSMGEVSAAVVSGALSPAEGLRVIATRSKLMAQLSGQGAMALLELDAAGVEALITDHPDVTLAVHASPRQSVIAGPPDQVDAVIAAVAARNLLARRIEVDVASHHPIIDPVLPQLRSALHDLAPKPPTIPMITTTMEGPAPLLDADYWAANLRNPVRFHQAITTAGAEHHTFIEISPHPLLTHSISDTLGDANAHTLGTLARDTDDTVTFHAQLATQLVAKANTATNTGGGQLADIPVTPWEHTHYWIADRSAVSNSVATHPLLGAHIEVPSSHDHVWQADVGTDVSPWLADHKVFGQATMPGAGFTEIALAAASEALGVPAHAVALNQLEVEQMLTLNDHTQLTTQLMRGADDKIRIEIYSRSAGNDWTRHATAKAELRTPETPSEQPAPAGGGGETAINPAEVYAALRKAGQFHGPAFAALTAVRRLPGGAVETEIVLPDESPWHPDFRLHPVMLDAALQSLAAAIPDDELAGSAEASYLPVSFESVRVYGNPGRRARCRAQLSGLDEGGAGKLGRIVLTDDAGAVMAEINDIYVRRVERRSVPLPLSQKVFDTAWVPRPVVAGPSDVPGSWLVLTDGQSSEAGQFIEGWRCAAHRVVTADLHDESAVLAAFADTAGDPERPPVGVVVFVAANPGVSNDGIAAAREAVWSVSTVVRTIIGGWHGQPPRLWLVSCGGLPVGDEAGQPGIGALKGLVRVLAYEHPELRTTLVDLDVGRDPVGALNAELESAVSGSIEDVIAWRADQRYVERLSRATLDEPTRADVIRSGASYIITGGLGGLGLVFARWLADGGAGRIVLNGRSEPSDEQRAVLAELERKTEIAVVLGDLAVDGVAEKLVAAAGESTLRGVLHAAAVLDDSLVFSMTKDSMERVWAPKVIGALRMHEASAGCELDWWLGFSSTSSLLGGPGQASYACASAWLDALVDWRRASGLPATVINWGPWAEVGLARTLTGGPLDPITPAEGVAALEPLLATGRGHTGVARLRADRALIAFPEIRNLGYFTSVVEELEAAGDGGNWAGPEALSGLGPDEAQSAIADRLHARIAAVMGYAERSAVDADLPLVELGMDSLMAVRIRNSARADFGVEPPVALLLQGATLNDLTAELLRQLGLTGDAQTHQHEGAVRDRAQQRAAARQQAALRRKRGR, encoded by the coding sequence ATGACAAGTCTTGCCGAACGCGCGGCACAGATGTCCCCCAAGGCGCGCGAGGTGCTCGCGCGTGAGCTGGTCCGCGCGGGCACGGCCTTCCCCACCGACGTCGCCGAGCCGATAGCGGTCGTCGGGATCGGCTGCCGGTTGCCCGGGAATGTGTCTGGGCCCGAAAGCTTTTGGCAGCTGCTCGTCGATGGCCGCGACGCCGTCGGCGAGGTGCCGGCCGATCGGTGGAACGGGGACGCGTTCTACGATCCCGATCCGCAGGCCCCGGGACGAATGACGACCAAGTGGGGCGGCTTCCTCGACGACGTCGCCGGGTTCGACGCCGACTTCTTCGGCATCACCCCCCGCGAGGCCGTCGCGATGGACCCGCAGCAGCGGATCCTGCTCGAGGTGGCCTGGGAGGCCCTCGAACACGCCGGGGTCGCGCCGGATTCGTTGAGCGGCAGCCGAACCGCGGCGATCATGGGTGTGTCGGCGTGGGATTACACGATTCTCAACCTCGAGCGCAACACCGAGATCGACGCCTACATGAGCACCGGGAATCCGCACAGTGCCGCGGTGGGGCGCATCTCGTATCTGCTGGGACTTCGCGGTCCGGCGGTGGCCGTCGACACCGCCTGCTCGTCGTCGCTGGTGGCCATCCACCTGGCCTGCCAGAACCTGCGGCTGCGGGAAAGCGACGTCGCGCTCGCCGGCGGGGTGCACCTGTCCCTGTCGCCGTTCACCAGCATCGCGCTGTCCAAGTGGTCGGCCCTGTCGCCGACCGGGCGGTGCAAGACCTTCGACGCCCTGGCCGACGGGTTCGTGCGCGGCGAGGGCTGCGGCGTGGTGGTGCTCAAGCGGCTGGCCGACGCCGTGCGCGACGGCGATCGGGTGCTGGGCGTGGTCCGCGGTTCGGCGATCAACTCCGACGGCCGGTCCAACGGCATGACCGCGCCGAACGCGGCCGCGCAGCGCGACGTGATCAGCGCCGCGCTACGGATGGCCGACGCGCCGGCCGACAGCGTGAATTACGTCGAAACACACGGCACCGGAACGATTTTGGGCGATCCGATCGAGTTCGAGGCGCTGGCGGCCACGTACGGCGGCGGCGATGGCCGCTGCGCGCTGGGCTCGGTCAAGACCAACATCGGGCATCTGGAGGCCTCGGCCGGCGTCACCGGATTCATCAAGGCGATCCTTGCGGTGAATCGCGGTTACATTCCGCGCAACCTGCACTTCAACCGGTGGAACCCGGCCATCGACCCGTCCGGGACGCGGCTGTTCGTGCCGACCGAGGGCACCGCGTGGCCCACCGACGGCCTCCGCCGGGCCGCGGTGTCGTCGTTCGGGCTGAGCGGAACCAACGCTCACGTGGTGGTCGAGCAGGCGCCGGCGTCGGCCGCACCACCCTCGGTCGAACCGGTGCTGTCCACGTTGGTGGTGTCGGGCAAGACGCCGCAGCGGTTGGCGTCGACGGCCGCGACACTGGCCGACTGGATCGCCGGTCCCGGAGCCGCGACCCCGCTCGTCGACGTCGCGCACACGGTGAATCATCGAAGGGCCCGGCACAGTTGGGTGGGCACCGTCGTCGCGCGCGATCACGCCGCCGCGGTGGCGGGACTGCGGGCATTGGCCACCGGCACGCCGGCCCCGGGTGTGGTGGCCGCCATCGAGGCCGGCCATGGATCCGGCACGGTGTTCGTCTACTCCGGCCAGGGTGCGCAGTGGGCCGGCATGGGCCGCCGGTTGTTGGCCGACGAACCCGCCTTCGCCGCCGCCATCGCCGAACTGGAGCCTGATTTCCTTGCACAGACCGGCTTTTCGCTGCGGCAGACGCTGGCCGACGGCAGCCCGGTCACCGGAATCGACAAGATCCAGCCGCTGCTGGTGGCCATCCAGCTGGCGTTGACCGCGCTGTGGCGGCACTACGGCGTGGTACCCGACGCGGTGATCGGGCACTCGATGGGTGAAGTGTCGGCAGCGGTGGTGTCCGGCGCGCTGAGCCCCGCCGAGGGGTTGCGCGTGATCGCGACCCGCTCAAAGCTGATGGCGCAGTTGTCCGGCCAGGGCGCGATGGCCCTGCTCGAACTCGACGCCGCGGGCGTCGAAGCGCTGATCACCGACCACCCGGACGTCACACTCGCCGTGCACGCCTCACCCCGCCAATCGGTGATCGCGGGCCCACCCGACCAGGTGGATGCCGTCATCGCGGCCGTGGCCGCCCGTAACCTGCTGGCCCGCCGCATCGAGGTCGACGTGGCCTCCCATCACCCGATCATCGACCCGGTGCTGCCGCAATTGCGTTCGGCGTTGCACGATTTGGCGCCCAAGCCGCCGACCATTCCGATGATCACCACCACGATGGAAGGCCCCGCACCGCTGCTGGACGCCGACTACTGGGCGGCCAACCTGCGCAATCCGGTGCGCTTCCATCAGGCGATTACCACCGCGGGTGCCGAGCACCACACGTTCATCGAGATCAGCCCGCACCCGTTGCTGACTCATTCGATCAGCGACACCCTCGGTGATGCCAACGCGCACACCCTCGGCACCTTGGCGCGCGACACCGACGACACGGTGACCTTCCACGCGCAGCTCGCCACGCAGCTCGTCGCCAAGGCGAACACCGCGACCAACACCGGCGGCGGTCAGCTGGCCGACATCCCCGTAACACCTTGGGAGCACACCCATTACTGGATCGCCGACCGGTCGGCGGTGTCGAACTCCGTTGCGACCCACCCGTTGCTGGGTGCGCACATCGAGGTGCCGTCCAGCCACGACCACGTCTGGCAAGCCGATGTCGGCACCGACGTGTCCCCCTGGCTCGCCGACCACAAGGTGTTCGGACAGGCGACCATGCCCGGCGCCGGTTTCACCGAAATCGCGTTGGCCGCAGCCAGTGAGGCGTTGGGAGTGCCGGCCCACGCAGTGGCGCTCAACCAGCTCGAAGTCGAGCAGATGCTCACCCTGAACGACCACACCCAGTTGACCACCCAATTGATGCGCGGTGCCGACGACAAGATCCGCATCGAAATCTATTCCCGCTCAGCCGGTAACGACTGGACTCGGCACGCCACGGCCAAGGCCGAACTACGAACACCGGAGACCCCCTCCGAACAGCCCGCACCCGCCGGTGGCGGCGGCGAGACCGCGATCAATCCGGCCGAGGTGTACGCCGCGCTGCGGAAGGCCGGTCAATTCCACGGCCCCGCTTTCGCCGCGCTGACGGCTGTGCGCCGACTGCCCGGCGGTGCCGTCGAAACCGAGATCGTTCTTCCGGACGAATCGCCGTGGCACCCCGACTTTCGGCTGCATCCGGTAATGCTGGACGCGGCCCTGCAGAGTTTGGCGGCCGCGATACCCGACGACGAACTCGCCGGATCCGCCGAGGCCAGCTATCTCCCGGTGTCCTTCGAGTCGGTCCGGGTGTACGGCAATCCCGGCCGGCGGGCCCGCTGCCGGGCGCAGCTGTCCGGCCTTGACGAAGGCGGCGCGGGAAAACTCGGCAGAATCGTCTTGACCGATGACGCCGGAGCCGTCATGGCGGAGATCAACGACATCTATGTGCGGCGTGTGGAACGACGGAGCGTGCCACTTCCCTTGTCGCAGAAGGTCTTCGATACCGCCTGGGTGCCCCGGCCCGTCGTCGCCGGGCCCTCCGACGTCCCCGGCAGTTGGCTGGTGCTCACCGACGGGCAATCGTCGGAGGCCGGTCAGTTCATCGAGGGATGGCGTTGCGCGGCACACCGCGTCGTCACCGCCGACCTGCACGACGAATCCGCCGTGCTCGCCGCATTCGCCGACACCGCGGGTGATCCCGAGCGTCCACCCGTCGGCGTGGTGGTATTCGTCGCGGCCAACCCGGGCGTGAGCAACGACGGCATCGCAGCGGCGCGGGAAGCGGTCTGGTCGGTTTCGACCGTCGTGCGCACGATCATCGGCGGCTGGCATGGCCAACCCCCGCGGCTGTGGCTGGTGTCGTGCGGCGGCCTGCCCGTCGGTGACGAAGCCGGCCAGCCGGGGATCGGCGCGCTCAAGGGCCTGGTGCGGGTGCTGGCCTACGAGCATCCGGAATTACGCACCACCCTGGTCGATCTCGACGTCGGCCGCGATCCGGTCGGCGCGCTGAACGCCGAGCTCGAATCCGCGGTGTCCGGCTCGATCGAGGACGTGATCGCCTGGCGAGCTGACCAGCGCTACGTCGAACGGCTGTCCCGTGCCACGCTCGATGAGCCCACCCGCGCCGACGTGATCCGCTCTGGCGCGTCGTACATCATCACCGGCGGCCTGGGCGGTCTCGGCTTGGTGTTCGCGCGCTGGCTGGCCGACGGCGGCGCGGGCCGCATCGTCCTCAACGGCCGCAGCGAACCCTCGGACGAACAGCGCGCGGTGCTCGCCGAACTTGAACGCAAGACCGAGATCGCGGTGGTTCTAGGCGATCTCGCGGTCGACGGCGTGGCCGAAAAGTTGGTGGCCGCGGCCGGTGAATCGACGCTGCGCGGCGTCCTGCACGCGGCCGCGGTGCTCGACGACAGCCTGGTGTTCTCCATGACCAAGGACAGCATGGAACGCGTCTGGGCGCCCAAGGTCATCGGTGCCCTGCGGATGCACGAGGCCAGCGCCGGATGCGAATTGGACTGGTGGCTCGGGTTTTCCTCCACCTCGTCCCTGCTGGGCGGTCCCGGACAGGCCTCGTACGCCTGCGCAAGCGCCTGGCTGGACGCCCTGGTCGACTGGCGCCGGGCATCGGGTCTGCCGGCGACGGTGATCAACTGGGGCCCGTGGGCCGAGGTCGGGCTGGCCCGCACCCTGACCGGCGGACCCCTGGATCCCATCACCCCGGCCGAGGGTGTCGCGGCGCTGGAGCCATTGCTGGCCACCGGTCGTGGCCACACCGGCGTCGCCCGGCTGCGGGCCGACCGGGCGCTGATCGCCTTCCCCGAGATTCGCAACCTCGGCTACTTCACCAGCGTCGTCGAGGAACTCGAGGCAGCCGGTGACGGTGGCAACTGGGCCGGACCCGAGGCACTGAGCGGCCTCGGTCCCGACGAAGCGCAATCGGCGATCGCCGACCGGCTGCACGCACGCATCGCGGCGGTCATGGGCTACGCGGAACGATCGGCCGTCGACGCGGACCTGCCACTGGTCGAGCTTGGCATGGATTCCCTTATGGCGGTGCGTATCCGCAACTCCGCGCGGGCTGATTTCGGCGTCGAGCCGCCGGTGGCGCTGTTGCTGCAGGGCGCGACGCTCAACGATCTCACGGCCGAGCTGCTCCGCCAGCTCGGGCTTACCGGTGACGCGCAAACACACCAGCACGAAGGTGCTGTGCGCGACCGGGCACAGCAGCGCGCGGCGGCGCGCCAACAAGCCGCACTGCGGCGGAAGCGAGGACGTTAG
- a CDS encoding ATP-binding cassette domain-containing protein, translated as MSNAERNFDKAVVVDKVRKTFGDFVALHEVSLEVSRGEVLGLLGPNGAGKTTLVDILSTLSRPDQGRALVAGYDVVTEPAGVRRSIMLTGQQVAIDDTLTGLENLFMFGRLYGLKKAAARSRAKELIEEFDLVYAGDRRVKTYSGGMRRRIDIACGLVVPPQVVFLDEPTTGLDPRSRQGIWDLVGNFKNRGIATLLTTQYLEEADALADRIIVIDHGRIIAEGTADELKARTGGSYCEIVPRDLRDLPTIAELLGSLLPEENRAALTPESDRIAMPAPDGANTLLEAVGRLAAANIGVADIALRRPSLDDVFLSLTKDPAKSGNPVAEAVS; from the coding sequence ATGAGCAACGCAGAGCGAAACTTTGACAAGGCCGTCGTCGTCGACAAGGTGCGCAAGACCTTCGGCGATTTCGTGGCCTTGCACGAGGTCAGCTTGGAAGTGAGCCGTGGCGAGGTACTCGGGCTGCTCGGGCCCAACGGGGCGGGCAAGACCACGCTCGTCGACATCTTGTCGACGCTGAGCCGCCCGGATCAGGGCCGCGCGCTGGTGGCCGGCTACGACGTGGTGACCGAGCCGGCCGGGGTGCGCCGGTCGATCATGCTCACCGGGCAGCAGGTGGCGATCGACGACACGCTGACGGGTCTGGAAAACCTGTTCATGTTCGGTCGCCTGTACGGGCTGAAGAAGGCCGCCGCGCGCAGCCGGGCCAAGGAACTCATCGAAGAATTCGATCTGGTCTACGCCGGCGATCGGCGGGTCAAGACGTACTCGGGCGGGATGCGCCGGCGGATCGACATTGCCTGCGGGCTGGTGGTCCCGCCGCAGGTGGTGTTCTTGGACGAGCCGACCACCGGCCTGGATCCGCGTAGCAGGCAAGGCATTTGGGATCTGGTCGGTAATTTCAAGAACCGCGGTATCGCCACGCTGCTGACTACACAATACCTCGAGGAAGCCGACGCGCTTGCCGATCGCATCATCGTCATCGACCACGGGCGGATCATCGCCGAGGGAACGGCCGACGAGCTCAAGGCCCGCACGGGCGGCAGCTACTGCGAGATCGTCCCGCGGGATCTACGCGATCTGCCGACGATCGCCGAGCTGCTCGGCTCGCTGTTGCCGGAGGAGAACCGGGCCGCCTTGACGCCCGAATCCGATCGGATCGCCATGCCGGCCCCGGACGGCGCCAACACACTTCTCGAGGCCGTGGGGCGCCTCGCCGCCGCCAATATCGGCGTTGCCGACATCGCGCTGCGGCGCCCGTCGTTGGACGACGTATTCCTCTCGTTGACAAAGGATCCCGCCAAATCGGGTAATCCGGTTGCGGAGGCGGTCAGTTGA